A stretch of Corallococcus macrosporus DNA encodes these proteins:
- a CDS encoding SMODS domain-containing nucleotidyltransferase translates to MGAGNNRRAHRDFRTMTLPLHRYFEDFLHDIRPTPSQIKEMREGHARLRERLQADTALAGGFVSMFLQGSYRRFTAVRPKDDSRADVDLVVVTKMKESEFSPAQAMSCFKPFLERHYKGKYRQQGRSFGIEMSRIDMDLVITAAPMEAEAGTYGELLKAEASLSSLRLDEDFSSEPLFKSDRQEEALWKLHPLRIPDRDLGAWQDTHPLAQLSWTHRKNDRCGRHFVNVVKALKWWRLVHLESLPKRPKSYPLEHLLGDCCPDGIDSIAEGVVRTLEAFVDNYALHAAAKIVPSAEDRGVKQDVMARIDGNDFAAFHEQAKKAAKLARKAFESPDAQTAAPLWRELFGGKFPSAPEGGSKKSFTPHEGGSGGVDSGRFA, encoded by the coding sequence ATGGGCGCGGGTAATAACCGCCGCGCCCACCGTGATTTCCGTACCATGACCCTTCCTTTGCATCGGTACTTCGAAGATTTCCTCCACGACATCCGTCCAACGCCTAGCCAGATCAAAGAGATGCGTGAAGGCCATGCCAGGCTTCGGGAGCGTCTTCAGGCCGATACTGCGCTTGCGGGTGGCTTCGTCAGCATGTTCCTGCAAGGCAGCTACCGGCGATTTACGGCGGTTCGACCCAAAGACGATTCTCGAGCCGATGTCGATCTGGTCGTAGTCACCAAGATGAAAGAGTCTGAGTTTTCTCCGGCGCAGGCCATGAGCTGCTTCAAGCCTTTCCTGGAGAGGCACTACAAGGGTAAGTACAGACAGCAAGGGCGCTCCTTCGGCATCGAGATGTCACGCATCGACATGGACTTGGTGATTACCGCCGCGCCCATGGAGGCTGAAGCAGGTACCTATGGTGAGTTGTTGAAGGCCGAGGCGTCTTTGTCTTCATTGCGCCTTGATGAGGACTTTTCGTCCGAGCCGTTGTTCAAGTCCGACCGTCAGGAGGAGGCGCTCTGGAAGCTTCATCCGCTCCGGATCCCGGATCGCGACCTGGGCGCGTGGCAGGACACCCACCCGCTGGCCCAGTTGAGTTGGACGCACCGGAAGAACGACCGTTGTGGAAGGCACTTCGTCAACGTGGTCAAGGCGCTCAAGTGGTGGAGGCTCGTCCACCTGGAGTCGCTGCCGAAGCGGCCCAAGAGCTATCCCTTGGAACACCTACTGGGGGACTGCTGCCCGGATGGCATCGATTCCATCGCCGAAGGCGTAGTCCGGACCCTGGAGGCCTTCGTGGACAATTACGCCCTCCATGCCGCCGCCAAGATCGTGCCTTCCGCGGAGGACCGGGGGGTGAAGCAGGACGTCATGGCCCGCATCGACGGGAACGACTTCGCGGCGTTTCACGAGCAGGCGAAGAAGGCCGCGAAGCTGGCGCGCAAGGCCTTCGAGTCCCCCGATGCCCAGACCGCAGCGCCGCTGTGGCGGGAGCTCTTCGGAGGCAAGTTCCCTTCCGCGCCGGAGGGAGGCTCGAAGAAGTCGTTCACTCCCCACGAGGGAGGAAGCGGGGGTGTGGATTCCGGCAGGTTCGCGTGA